In Primulina eburnea isolate SZY01 chromosome 3, ASM2296580v1, whole genome shotgun sequence, one DNA window encodes the following:
- the LOC140827136 gene encoding zinc finger A20 and AN1 domain-containing stress-associated protein 8-like isoform X3: protein MESSKETGCQVPEGPILCINNCGFFGSAATMNMCSKCHKDMVFQQQQVSLAASSIENIVKASSSSVNEKEPVLVDMVKTEAGAVEVKESFSQSSCGLMSGKNSDTKAVEGPKRCTSCHKRVGLTGFNCKCGHLFCSVHRYSEKHDCHAPRPGLVDTGVVQQSHNRQTTSLVVQYKPKPVYFINNSK, encoded by the coding sequence atggagtcttccaaagaaACTGGTTGTCAAGTTCCCGAAGGCCCGATTCTTTGCATTAACAACTGTGGTTTCTTCGGAAGTGCAGCTACCATGAATATGTGCTCCAAGTGTCATAAAGACATGGTATTTCAACAACAGCAGGTTAGTCTTGCTGCCTCGTCCATTGAGAACATAGTCAAAGCTAGTTCAAGTAGTGTCAATGAGAAAGAACCAGTTCTTGTTGATATGGTGAAGACGGAAGCTGGAGCAGTAGAGGTGAAAGAATCTTTTTCTCAGTCATCGTGTGGATTGATGTCGGGCAAAAATTCAGATACGAAGGCAGTAGAAGGCCCAAAACGATGCACTTCTTGCCACAAGCGTGTGGGTTTAACAGGATTCAATTGTAAGTGTGGGCACCTCTTCTGCTCAGTTCACCGGTATTCTGAAAAACAcgactgtcacgccccgagaccggggttagtcgacaccggcgttgttcaacaatcacataatcgtcaaacaacaagcctcgtagttcagtataaaccaaaaccagtctatttcataaataactcaaaataa
- the LOC140827136 gene encoding zinc finger A20 and AN1 domain-containing stress-associated protein 8-like isoform X2 gives MNCVWMGDVFNACCLNNYATRLCRLTGMESSKETGCQVPEGPILCINNCGFFGSAATMNMCSKCHKDMVFQQQQVSLAASSIENIVKASSSSVNEKEPVLVDMVKTEAGAVEVKESFSQSSCGLMSGKNSDTKAVEGPKRCTSCHKRVGLTGFNCKCGHLFCSVHRYSEKHDCHAPRPGLVDTGVVQQSHNRQTTSLVVQYKPKPVYFINNSK, from the exons ATGAATTGCGTGTGGATGGGAGATGTGTTCAATGCATGTTGCCTCAACAATTATGCAACACGACTATGCA GACTTACAGgaatggagtcttccaaagaaACTGGTTGTCAAGTTCCCGAAGGCCCGATTCTTTGCATTAACAACTGTGGTTTCTTCGGAAGTGCAGCTACCATGAATATGTGCTCCAAGTGTCATAAAGACATGGTATTTCAACAACAGCAGGTTAGTCTTGCTGCCTCGTCCATTGAGAACATAGTCAAAGCTAGTTCAAGTAGTGTCAATGAGAAAGAACCAGTTCTTGTTGATATGGTGAAGACGGAAGCTGGAGCAGTAGAGGTGAAAGAATCTTTTTCTCAGTCATCGTGTGGATTGATGTCGGGCAAAAATTCAGATACGAAGGCAGTAGAAGGCCCAAAACGATGCACTTCTTGCCACAAGCGTGTGGGTTTAACAGGATTCAATTGTAAGTGTGGGCACCTCTTCTGCTCAGTTCACCGGTATTCTGAAAAACAcgactgtcacgccccgagaccggggttagtcgacaccggcgttgttcaacaatcacataatcgtcaaacaacaagcctcgtagttcagtataaaccaaaaccagtctatttcataaataactcaaaataa
- the LOC140827136 gene encoding zinc finger A20 and AN1 domain-containing stress-associated protein 8-like isoform X1, whose product MYIFNFLYEFRREKNWLFSKKLLFSAVFSLYSSFFFFHTSNCSHCLSVEGLTGMESSKETGCQVPEGPILCINNCGFFGSAATMNMCSKCHKDMVFQQQQVSLAASSIENIVKASSSSVNEKEPVLVDMVKTEAGAVEVKESFSQSSCGLMSGKNSDTKAVEGPKRCTSCHKRVGLTGFNCKCGHLFCSVHRYSEKHDCHAPRPGLVDTGVVQQSHNRQTTSLVVQYKPKPVYFINNSK is encoded by the exons atgtACATATTCAATTTCTTATACGAATTTCGAAGAGAGAAAAATTGGTTATTCAGTAAAAAACTACTCTTCTCTGCGGTGTTCTCTCTCTATTcctcctttttcttttttcacACCTCAAACTGCTCCCATTGTCTCTCAGTCGAAG GACTTACAGgaatggagtcttccaaagaaACTGGTTGTCAAGTTCCCGAAGGCCCGATTCTTTGCATTAACAACTGTGGTTTCTTCGGAAGTGCAGCTACCATGAATATGTGCTCCAAGTGTCATAAAGACATGGTATTTCAACAACAGCAGGTTAGTCTTGCTGCCTCGTCCATTGAGAACATAGTCAAAGCTAGTTCAAGTAGTGTCAATGAGAAAGAACCAGTTCTTGTTGATATGGTGAAGACGGAAGCTGGAGCAGTAGAGGTGAAAGAATCTTTTTCTCAGTCATCGTGTGGATTGATGTCGGGCAAAAATTCAGATACGAAGGCAGTAGAAGGCCCAAAACGATGCACTTCTTGCCACAAGCGTGTGGGTTTAACAGGATTCAATTGTAAGTGTGGGCACCTCTTCTGCTCAGTTCACCGGTATTCTGAAAAACAcgactgtcacgccccgagaccggggttagtcgacaccggcgttgttcaacaatcacataatcgtcaaacaacaagcctcgtagttcagtataaaccaaaaccagtctatttcataaataactcaaaataa